In the genome of Nicoliella spurrieriana, the window GTTAGTAGTCGGAATGAATAACGTGAATAACGCAAGTAATAATATACCGCGTAACAAGTTTAATGTCAACACCAAAATAAAATTAATTTTGTAATTCTAAAAACAAACCTACTCCTAAATTAATCACTTCTATTATTAAGGCCAAAATAAAAATGAGCTACGGCTAACAATTTAATGTTAACCGTAACCCATTTAATAATAGCTATTTAGTTACCCGTGCTAAATAGTAATGTTTCTTACCCTTTCTTACAACGACAAACTTACCATCAAAATCATCACTTGGATTGATCACTGCTTCTACGTCATCAACCTTTTCACCATTGATTCTAATCGCACCGTTCTTAACATCTTCACGAGCTTGTCTTCTGGAAGGCTCAATTTTAGTATCATCCACTAACCATTGAATAATGTTATTGGATTCAGAACTAACTTCGACACTAGGCATGTTTTTAAAGCCTTGTTCTACTTCGCTAACGGTCAGATTTTTAATGCCATTAGTAAATAAAGCCTTAGTAATATTTTGAGCTTCTGCTACCGCTTGTTCACCATGAACGAACTTAGTAACCTCTTCAGCTAATCTGCGTTGAGCTTCGCGCTTCTTAGGTTCAGTCCGTACCTTTTCAGCCAATTCATCAATTTCATCATGACTTAAGAATGTAAAGTACTTCAAGTACTTCACAACGTCACGGTCATCTTGATTAATCCAGAATTGGTAAAATTCATATGGAGAAGTCTTCTTTGGATCGAGCCAAACGGCGCCACCAGCAGTCTTACCAAACTTAGTGCCATCCGCCTTTAACATTAATGGAATCGTAAGTCCGTATGCTTTGGCATCAGCACCTTCCATTTTATGAATTAAATCAATTCCGGAAGTAATGTTTCCCCATTGATCAGAACCACCAATTTGAAGTTGCACGTCATTATTCTTAAATAGGTGCAAGAAGTCCATTGATTGTAAAATTTGGTAAGTAAATTCAGTAAAAGAAATCCCCGCATCTAAACGGCTAGCAACGACTTCCTTATTTAACATGGTATTAATGTTAAATACCTTTCCATAGTCACGTAAGAAGTCTAATAATGAAAACTTAGAAAGCCAATCGTAGTTATCAACAATTGTAAAGCCACCATCTTGACCAAATAACTTGGTTACCTGCTTAGTTAGGGCTGCCTCATTATGTTTGACCTGCTCCATTGTTTGTAGCTTTCTTTCAGCTTTTTTACCACTTGGATCACCAATTGATCCAGTCGCACCCCCGACTAGAATCACTGGATGATACCCAGCTAATTGGAATCGCTTTAAAATCATAAATGGAATCAAATGGCCAATATGCATACTGTCACCAGTGGGATCAATCCCAGCATATAGCCCAATTTTTTTGCTACTGACGGTTTCTTTTAATCCGTCAGCATCAGTTTGCTGATTAATTGCTCCCCGCCATTTTAAGTCATCGATAATATTCATTGATATGTCCCCCTTATTAAATAACAAAAATCCCCTACAGCTTAAATCAGCCATAGGGGACGAAATGAGTTCCGCGGTACCACCCAGATTATCATTATTAAATGATCTCTCAACCATTAATAACGAAATGACCCGGCAATTGCACGCTCCATAGGTGTAATTTCTCAAATGAAGCGCTTAGCTCACAGCCCCGCTAAGTTTCTGGATTCTCGCCTTCATTCAGTACTAGAACTACTTCTCAGCATTTGTTTAATTAATCATATCATAATAATGAAATGCTGTTTTGTCAATATTATTTAATCGTATCTAATTGTTTTTGAACTTGCGGTAACATTTTTTGAAGCGCAGCTTGTTTAGCCTGAGCCATTACCTGCTTTTTACCGTTTGCAGTCGCTTGCTTAACCACCGCTTGCTTTTCTTTGGCACTCATTGAAGGATTTTCCTTAGTTGCCTGCGCTAATTGCTTTTGAACGTAGGCTTGCACCTGTTGTTGTAACATAGCTTGTTGTTGAGCCTGCGAACCACTAGCTTGCTTTTGCATCTTCGCTTGTTCTTGTTTCATGATGGTTGGCAATGCCTTTACCTGCTTAGCATTTAGAACCATCCAATTTTTGGGTACATACAAAACATTAGTCCGATGATAAACGGATGGCTTTTGTGCAAAATTGTACATGAACCGTTCAAAACCATTCTTATATTCCCAACGCGTCGTCTTCGTAACTAATTTAGCGTGCTTTAAGTTCCCTTGCTTTACAACTACGTTAGTAACGTCAGTATCTGGCTTAAGCGTCCGCTTAGAACTGCCACTCTTATAAACCAATGCCTTATCCTTACTATTGCTTTGCCCCACTGGTTGATCAACTACCATGCTTAATTCAGGAGATAGCGATGCAACCTTAGTGGTCATCGTCGTTGTTGTAACCTTGTGCATCCCATAGTGATACTTAAAGTTAGCGACTGATAATGACATCACACCAATCAATAGTGCTGTAAAAATAACATTTAAAATAAAATGCAGTGGTTGTTTACTAACCAAGTTCCAAGATAAGAAGAACAGGACCGCAATAATAACCAATAATGCAATAATCATTATTTATTGCCCCCCTTCACGTTTTCTGGAATACTCTTCCCGCGCTTGATCAAGAACGTAAAGGCCAACCCAATGATTCCAAAGATAAATGCAACTAAGAACGCAGCGTGGTAACCACTCAAAACAGCGTCTAACATCTTAGACTTATATTGAAGTGGATCGACCGTTAATAAGTGGTGCGCTGGTTTAGCATTATTAGTCACATTGGTTAAAACAGAAGTCATCACCGCAGTGGCCATCGAACTAGCTACCTGTCTTAAGGTATTATTGGCAGCAGTCCCATGGTTCATCATGTTAACTTGAAGTGCATTCATACTGTAAGTGGTAATCGTCATCATTGACATCGCAATCCCACATGACCGAATTGCATAAATCACTACCACATACATAATCGGCATATCAGTAGTAATGAAGAAAAACGGAATGGTTCCAATCGATAGAAGTAAGAATCCACTAATCCCTAAATACCGTGCCCCGTATTTATCAAAAATTCGGCCGGTAAATGGACTTAATACCCCGATCATCATGGCCCCTGCCAACAACGTTAATCCAGAATGAAAGGCATTATAACCACGAACAATTTGTAGGTATAGTGGTAAAATCATTTCAAATCCAATCATTGACATCATTGCCAATGCTCCGATAATGGACCCCACACTAAATTGCTTGGATCTAAATACGTTTAAGTTCACCAATGGGTTATCAGTTCTAAATTCACGCAGAATAAATAAGATAATAAAGATAATCCCAATTACTAAGGTGCTAATAACTAAAGAACTACCCCATCCCTTATCACCAACGGATGAGAATGCATACAATGCGCTCCCAAATCCAATCGTTGATAGTAGCAAGGATGAAAAGTCCAACTTAGTCTTGCTAGTGGGCAGAATTGGCTTCATCGTCCAGAGACTAATGATAATTACAATTCCAACAATCGGGATGATCATCCCAAATAAATCACGCCATTGCGCATTCACAATAATCCAACCAGAAACGGTAGGCCCAATTGCAGGGGCTAACCCAATTACAATTCCAGATAGTCCCATCGCAGTCCCCCGTTTTTCAGCAGGGAAAATTGATAACATAATCGTTTGTAACATTGGCATGGAGATCCCCACTCCGACGGCTTGAATCAACCGTCCTGATAGCAATGTTGCAAAATTAGGAGCAGCAAAACACATTACCGTTCCAATTTCAAAAATCACCATTGCAGAAATGTATAGCCACTTCGTATTAAAGCGACCAGACAACCATGCAGTCACTGGAATTAAAATTCCATTGACCATTAAGAATCCACTGGTCAACCATTGAACAGTGGATGTATCGATATCAAACACACTCATTAACTTTGGGTATGCAGTCGCTAAGAGCGTTTGATTTAAAACGGTACAAAATGTACCAATTAAAAGGAAAATCACTAATAGCATTCTGCTATATGGTTTTCCGTTTTGGTCTAACGGCTTATCCATTAGAATAGTCCTTCTTTCTATAAATAACATAGTTAAATATTGCTTTCTATGTTAATAAATTTAGCACTAGCTAATATCATTGTCAACTAAATTGACAATGATATTAAATACGATATAATAATTATATGTTATTCAAGTTCGTTTTAATCAATCTAAATTAACGAAAGGAAGCCCCCACTATGGATGGTAAAGCAAATTCATTTTCTGAAATCAGTAGCCACCTGTTCGAAATGTTCAAACGAGATGATTTTTCATTTGGAATTGGTGATATCGCAAATTATGCTAAAATTCCGCAAAGTAAACTTCGCTACTGGGAAAAATGTGGTTACATTAAATCAGAAAAATGTAGTCGCAACCAAAATCGTAAGTATTCATACCATACGTTAATGAAGGTCCAATTAATTAAATCATATTTAGAATCTGGATTTACCCTCAGTAAAGCAGCTGAAAAAGCTGCCCAATTTACTAGTTATAACCTAATTTTAGTCAATATGATAAAAAGGCGAATTAAAGAAATTGGCACCATTGATGGCTGCCCTGCAATTAACATGGGGCCATTGGAAGATGATCCCACCAAATCAATTTATTTCATTGATGATAATAGTAATATTAAGGCTCTAATTAAAAATAATGAATAATGTTAAAACTTCCATTTTGAAATGATAATTTGGAAGTTTTTTGATTATTAAAATTAATCTATTAAAGCGATAAGAATCTTAAAATATGTTATGATAATAAGGATTAGGCAATCTAATTATTGCCGTATTATGCTAATCCCGGTGGTATTCCATCTGGATAAAAATCTTTCATCGGGAAATAACCTTCCCAGTTTTCAAGGAGGAAAACTATTTATGTGGTTCAGTCAAATGATTAGCGATTTTATCTTTGGTTACCCGGTAATGGTATCGGTAGTTTGGATCGTTGGTTGTATCTTTAAGGAGTGGACACTTCGGCACGAACCTGATAATGAAGCTGATCATCAACCATTGGTTTCAATTCTAGTTCCAGCTCATAACGAACATGATACCCTAGCCGAAGCTGTAAAATCACTTTCTAATCTAACTTATTCAAATTATGAA includes:
- the tyrS gene encoding tyrosine--tRNA ligase, producing the protein MNIIDDLKWRGAINQQTDADGLKETVSSKKIGLYAGIDPTGDSMHIGHLIPFMILKRFQLAGYHPVILVGGATGSIGDPSGKKAERKLQTMEQVKHNEAALTKQVTKLFGQDGGFTIVDNYDWLSKFSLLDFLRDYGKVFNINTMLNKEVVASRLDAGISFTEFTYQILQSMDFLHLFKNNDVQLQIGGSDQWGNITSGIDLIHKMEGADAKAYGLTIPLMLKADGTKFGKTAGGAVWLDPKKTSPYEFYQFWINQDDRDVVKYLKYFTFLSHDEIDELAEKVRTEPKKREAQRRLAEEVTKFVHGEQAVAEAQNITKALFTNGIKNLTVSEVEQGFKNMPSVEVSSESNNIIQWLVDDTKIEPSRRQAREDVKNGAIRINGEKVDDVEAVINPSDDFDGKFVVVRKGKKHYYLARVTK
- a CDS encoding DUF4811 domain-containing protein, producing the protein MIIALLVIIAVLFFLSWNLVSKQPLHFILNVIFTALLIGVMSLSVANFKYHYGMHKVTTTTMTTKVASLSPELSMVVDQPVGQSNSKDKALVYKSGSSKRTLKPDTDVTNVVVKQGNLKHAKLVTKTTRWEYKNGFERFMYNFAQKPSVYHRTNVLYVPKNWMVLNAKQVKALPTIMKQEQAKMQKQASGSQAQQQAMLQQQVQAYVQKQLAQATKENPSMSAKEKQAVVKQATANGKKQVMAQAKQAALQKMLPQVQKQLDTIK
- a CDS encoding MDR family MFS transporter, which translates into the protein MDKPLDQNGKPYSRMLLVIFLLIGTFCTVLNQTLLATAYPKLMSVFDIDTSTVQWLTSGFLMVNGILIPVTAWLSGRFNTKWLYISAMVIFEIGTVMCFAAPNFATLLSGRLIQAVGVGISMPMLQTIMLSIFPAEKRGTAMGLSGIVIGLAPAIGPTVSGWIIVNAQWRDLFGMIIPIVGIVIIISLWTMKPILPTSKTKLDFSSLLLSTIGFGSALYAFSSVGDKGWGSSLVISTLVIGIIFIILFILREFRTDNPLVNLNVFRSKQFSVGSIIGALAMMSMIGFEMILPLYLQIVRGYNAFHSGLTLLAGAMMIGVLSPFTGRIFDKYGARYLGISGFLLLSIGTIPFFFITTDMPIMYVVVIYAIRSCGIAMSMMTITTYSMNALQVNMMNHGTAANNTLRQVASSMATAVMTSVLTNVTNNAKPAHHLLTVDPLQYKSKMLDAVLSGYHAAFLVAFIFGIIGLAFTFLIKRGKSIPENVKGGNK
- a CDS encoding MerR family transcriptional regulator, which encodes MDGKANSFSEISSHLFEMFKRDDFSFGIGDIANYAKIPQSKLRYWEKCGYIKSEKCSRNQNRKYSYHTLMKVQLIKSYLESGFTLSKAAEKAAQFTSYNLILVNMIKRRIKEIGTIDGCPAINMGPLEDDPTKSIYFIDDNSNIKALIKNNE